From the Eschrichtius robustus isolate mEscRob2 chromosome 3, mEscRob2.pri, whole genome shotgun sequence genome, the window attaaaaataactcccTTGAAGTGTTGTCATGAGCattagaaataatatatgtaaagcatagTGTCTAGCAGATAACAGTCATTCGATAAATGGTaatagtttttatcataactttTCAGTATCTGGATATgtttcaaaagaaacaaaaggagagTCATTCCGGATTTTTTTGCTTTAGTATTATATGTTAAATAAATCAGCAAGTTAATTGTGTGAGAGCCGTTGTGTGACCACGAGAAAGTTTGCAGCATGAGTTATCATGTGTCCTTCCTCTAGGGTttgaaaaaagttttgttttgttttgctttttttaaataagaaagacTTTTATTTGGCTTACATCATTCCCCCAACCCTGCCTTcagcagaaaaataaatgacaaaatagcCACTTTGAATAAAGATCGTTAATTTCCTCtgagccatttaaaaaattggttttAATAATTCCTTATGCAACTTCACGAtttttttctttgggtttttttttctttttgtgagttgggatttattttttgttttgtttttttttctttttgagctgTCAGCAGTCTTGGTTAGGGAACTGCTCGTTTTTTGGCTCTTCCATTTTTTCTACTTGCACGAGAAATGTTTCCAATCTCCCCTGTTCTCTCTGGTGCTCACTTACCCCCATCCCCCCTACACTAaactcctggctctgcctccaaCTGAGAATCAGGACATGAGGGCCAGTCCTGCTTCCTACAACTCACTAGTGGAGGGACCTTGGTTACTCATATCTCTTCTGTGCCTCCATGCTTTTATctggaaaatggaagaaaatataatttcCCTGCTTTCTTCATACAGTTCTCAGGAGAAAAGAATATGTGAGAAAGCTTTGTGAGACTGTAAAGCCTAAAAAGTTAATTCACTGGAAGTTACCTGGTTTCCTGTGATGTCCCACTTGAATCATAAAATGGGAAGAGTATAGGTTTGGGCACTTACTAGCTATGGGATCTTGACAAGCCAAGTCGCCTCCCTAAGCCCTCCGCTTCCTGGTCAGTAAAACAGAGATGATAAGCCCTACCCTCCAGCCCCACAGGGCTGTGACACAGACCATATGACCTAAGGAATGTCAATGTGCTTTGCATTATGGCTGTTAGGCTATATTCATTGGAGTCACTACTCCTTCAAAGATCATAAGGAGTCCCAAAGCTAAGAGAAAGAATTTTCTTGTTCACTGCCATCTCCTCCTAGCCTCTGTCCTGATGAAAGAATGCAGTATCTTCTGCCtaagggagaaataaaaggaaagaaaagaaaagggactgTGTATGGGAGTGTAGGAACAGAGAACAGGATGGGTCAGGGACTAAGCAGGAAGATTAAGCAGCTTGCTAGGCTAGGACCTGATGCAGAGGGCGATGGACTCACAGAACATCTGGAAACCCGGGTTGGGGCAGGGCAGGTGAGAGAATTCCGGCCCATCTCTATGCTGAGAGTCGCTAGGCTTTTCCAATGAGGTGCAGGGACCCTGTGATAAACTGGATGTGTTGGTTTGGCTGAGTGGGTAGGGTGGAGTAGGACTTGGGAGTGCCAGACCCAACTAGAACTTAAAAGGAAAGGATGCCTGCAAGGGTGATGTCAGCGTTGTGCAGAACTGTAtcacaagaccaaaaaaaaaaaaaaaaagagataatgctGGAGTTTCAGAAACGTAGTCTCTCAGGATTCATCCCAGACCTGctggatcagaatctgcattttattaaGATCTGAGTGATTCATACgcatgttaaagtttgagaaacactcctTCAGCATGGTTTAAATTCTCAAATAGAAAGGTTTGCCTACTTGAGGAGGAAGATAGAACTCAGAGCAATTAgtgtcaaataatttttaaattttgtagatGAACAAAGAAACTGTTTAAAGTGTGTGCCTTAATgttttcagtggaaaaaaaaaaaccccaatgtaTTTTAAGGGAACAATCAGATAAGGCATATTAATATGACCACATATTTTTTCAAGATGTAGGAAGTtcctattatttattaaaaagggacaactgaaaacaaaaagagaTAACAATGGGAATTTGTACAAACTGTATCCACATTCTTcagataaaaaaggaacaaaagaaggACATatgtctctcttcttccttctctcctgaaCCCCTACTATGCACATGGTAATTTACATACTTCATCTCCTTACACTTGTGTGCTGGCCTCACTGAGTCAGGAAAACAAgaaagtcaaaataaataaataaaccaagaaaGCTTCAAATTGGGGGTGTCTGTTCAAGAGACCTTTAGCAGCCTTGAACTGTAGAAATCACTGGTCAGAGACAGAGATTTCACTGGCTGTAGAACATTCCAGGATACACCCAAGGTCAAATGGCTGCAGTTTCTAGAGGCTCTATTGTACAGTGGGTGTAGTCAATAAACAAGGACTTTACGGGCTGACAGACCTTTGAATCCTGTCTCTCCCATGCACTAGCTGTGTGCTCTTGGGCACATCGTGTGACATTTCTGATTCTCAATTCTCTCAAACATAATACAGGGTAATAATAAGGGATATTAATGCtcactttcccttcctctccaagGGAATTCCAAGACTACGCATTGATAGATTGCAGTTTCCAAGAGGCCTCCTGGGCTAAAGCTTTCACTCTGGGGCAGGCACTTGAGGTGCTCTCTTTCTCCTGAGTTGGGAAAGAATCCTCCCCATTTTCAACATCAGGTCTCATTGGAAGAAAGCAACTCTGTGAAGGCCTGAGTATCTGAGCCCTCCTGTTTTCCTTCAAATCAGAGCCAGGAAAGGTAACTGGCAGAGAAGAGGGTGGCTAGGCCAGGATTTGTCATCATGGCTGGGATAATCAGTCCCAACATCTATCTGGGGATTTTAATATTTCGAAGTTTTACCACATCTCTGATTCCCTTTTATTTCCAGAACTACCCCAAGATTCACATAGGACCGGCCTAGCAGTATAAAGTATTGGAACACTGAATCTAGCCTCAGAAAGGCCTGCATTCAAATTCTAGCTTTTCTGCTTACCAGATGTGTCTTCAGGCAAGTTAGCTAACTTTGCTGAATGTCAGTTTTCACATTCAGAAGTAGGAGATTTCATAGTGAGAGTTAAATGGCATTTGCAAAGTCTCTGAAATAGTGCTTGGTACATGGTAGAGactcaataaattttagctattataaTTATTAGGATGAATATAATTAATCCCATTTTAAAGAGGAACAGTTTGAGGTTTAGAAAGGTCAAGACTCACTCAAGTTTTGTAATTTCCAGCCTGGAGCTCTTTCTACTTTGTGGAAACTTTAGAGGGACTGTTCTTCCCTGGCTCTGAGCCCAGAGAGATTTACCTGCCAAAGGTCCAGGCCAAGGACACTAATGTTATAATAGTGACAAATGGTTGGGTTGGGCTTATATTCAGGGTTGTCTATTTCTGGATAAATCCACTCCCCCTGGTAACTGGGATTGTGAATGATCCGAGGTTTCCATTGTCCCTAATCAAAGCACCAAAGAGTGAACATAGCATTACTATTTTTCCATTCTTCTCATGCAATCAGAAAGATTAATCAACTAGGCATAAGGATTCAGAGCAGGATTCCTTgagcttctctccctttcttcgaGCTAATGCACAAGACTCTTCCAGGTTCCCCTTTCTACCCAGAGGGATAAGAACAAGGTAGCAGAGACCCATTCTGAGCCTGGTCCCAGCTCTCTGCATAAGTTTGTTCATGATGTTAAGAAAATGTAGCTTCACAGGGAACCGCCATCTAAGGACTCTGGACTTGGGGCCATTCTCTTCCTGGTGTGCAGTGTAGGAAACTGTGACCAAATAAAACAATGTTTGTTTCAGTCAGTATTATCTCTGGACCATTTGATAGTTGATTCCTTTAGTTCCCTCTCATTTCTGACATGAGGTCAGGACTTAGCCCTTAAAAAGAagttcccccaccctcccccaacaTGTTTGGCTCATTCATGTCCTACCCTTCCCCTTTCTGGACCACTTCTGAGACTTCCGGTTCCTGACCCCAGACCCATTTCCTGTTTTGATCATGTTCCTTTGACTGATTTCCACCACTCCGGACAAATTCCTTGCCTAGGGCTCCCTGGACCTCTGCCTCCCAGCATCAACCTTGACCAGACCACCTTCTCCCAGATAGGCACAGCCCTGAGAACACGGCCCAAATGAGGCTACAGTCTTATggagaaggggaaaggaggaagatgaCCACAGGATCTCAGAGTTTCTGTTCTGTAGATTAAAATTTACATCTCTTCTCTCTAGTTTCTCATACCGATTGGCAGGATAGACCCCCTCACCTTATACTTCAGGTTTGATATCAGGGGCTCTTCCCACTCCCCATTCATTGCCTCATTCCAGTCGTCTGGCTTCTTGGCTTCCAGGTCTGGGATGTATTCAAAGTCTTCCAAGTCCTAAAACAAAATGTTCCTCCATGAGGGCAGATGGGTGGGCCGGAATGAAACTGGGATACAGAGTACAGTAGGGTTGGACCTGGCGCCCTACGCCTGCCGCTCTCCTGTCCTCACCCCTGTGAAAGCCCAGCTCAGGACTCtgcaaacaaatccaaaacatacAGGAGAGAAAAAGCCTTTAAGCAACTCCAGTGCCTCCTCATATTCTCTATCCTTCTGACCTTGACTACTTTAAGCTCAAATAAGATGGGAATTTCCCTTATCCtggccctctcccttccccagttATGTGCCCCAATTGTCAGAACAAGTCTTCTAGCCTGAGTCCCTCTTCCTGAAGGCCTCTATTAGTGACCTGCCTTGTACCCCAGCATGCTCCCAGGTCTGTATCAGTCCTCCTTTGTACCCCAGGTCCCTTCTATTTCCTAAGACAGAGCTCCAAGTCATGGCCTGTCCTAACGTTCATATTTCTTCTGCTCTGGAGcctccaaagttttgctctatCTACCTGGCAGTTCACCTTGGTGCTGACCACTTCCCAGACTTACTAAAGGCTTTGCTGCCAAGCCCACTAGACTCACAGTCATTCAGCAGCATGAAGTTCCCTAGCTCCTGGGATGTCTCAGCTGTTTTGTGGTTCCTGAGACATTAACACTCAGCATCCTCTCCTGGGGGCTATAGACTTGATAGATCCCAGCCTATCTAAGTAGTCTCCAGCTTCTCCGGGTCTACTCAACAGGGAGCATAGAGGCCTGcagcctctcccctctcccccaggccTTGATCCAACCCTGACGACATCAGGTGCATGGTCCACACCAGGAGGGAGAGTCTATGGTTAGTCTGGCTGCCCTGAGCCTGCCTGTTGGGTCTGGAAGTAAACTAGTCCCTAATTCTCCCAGGGTGCTGAAGATCCAGACACTGCTTGATCATCTGCCTTAATTCCCTGACtacacctccctccccctgggtTTGGAGCCCATTGAATCTCCCTACACATGGCTGGGCCACCGCCCACCTCTGTACAGGCCTCTCCTTACGGAATGGATTCCGGTTGCTGGGTGCCATGCTGCTCCTTGCTGAACCCTGAGCATCTCCTCTGCATGAGGGTGAACCTGCTCTGACCTCAGGAGCAGCAGCCCAGCAGGTGAGGCCCTCCATGACCTGGCTCCACCAGACCCTTCCAACTCATCTTCCATCACTCTCCACCTTGAACTTTATGCTCCTAAAATACTAAActgctgctttcagttctttacaTAACCATGTTACTTTCCACTTAACTGATGTGCCTTCACTCCTGCTGTTCTCCGGGTCTGGAATATTTTTCCTCCAACTCAATTTCCCTTGCTGTAATGAATTTACTGTTTGAAATTCAGTACATGATTAACACATAAATGCCATGTATTAAGAACTTATTATGTATCAGGCACTAAATTATGTATATTGGCTCATTTAATCGTCACAACAACCTTCACATATAGGTATTATAATAATCCCTGTTTGTGAAATTTCACAGCTGTTATATTCCTTGCCCAAGGTCTAACTGCTTATAGGTGGGGTTTCGCAGTTAGTAAATGGTGGAGCTCAGATACAAACCATATCTGTCTGACCCCAAAGTCTATGTTTCCAATCCCTAGGTTAACCAAATCACTGAAGCATGCCTCCTCCTTCCCAGAACACCACCTGCACCCCAACTCAGCCTGAGTTAGGAGCCTGTTTGGGGCTCCCACAGGATTTGGCTTCCCTGACTCTCACCATTAATTACACAGTGTGACCTGCATCTATGTACTTGTCTGTATCCCTCACTAGATTCTGAGTCCCAGGAGGATTCTCAGTCCCTGGATTGTTCTATTCATAGCTGTATCCAGTACAGCTTTCCAGTGAATGATAATGAATCAGTGAGTATATTCCACATATTTCCCATATCAATAACTTTGGAATCAAAGAGATCCAGGTTCAAATGTTGGTTCTAATGCATGTGtgcctgggcaagtcacttcatttTTTAAGCATCACTTTCCTTGTCCTCATAGAGGCTTCTAGCAGGGTCAGTAAATCCTCAATAAACATGAGgtgcctccctcttccctcagTGCCTCTCTGGATACCAATATTTAGCTGGACACCTCCTTGAGGGAAAGATGCTCCCCGTTTCTGCTCCATTGTTCCTAGCTTCCTTTGCCCATCCCCACAGCTAAGATCCCCTCCTGCTTCCCAGCGCAACACCTCACCTCAGGTTTCTTATCTTCAGGATCCCCTATTTGTAGGCGTTTGTCCCATTTCCTTGGTTTCCGGGCATAGGGATCTTTTATCTTCCTGGGAGGCAAGAAGTCCCAGTTGTCCTCCAGGTCCCCAGCTGCTACTTGCTGGTTGTCAATTTTGACCTCATAAGTAGCATTGGGGTGAATAATCAGAGTGTACAGGTGAGTGTCTTTATTGATCTAGAAAGGGAACGAGGAATATTTCAGTCCCCTGTTGGACCTCAAGCATTAAATGCACCATCTAAAACAGACCCTCAGTTCCTGAATGCCACCTCCCACATAGTCACAAACACGCTTTTCCACATCCCGCATCCCATTGCTCTGGTTAACCCAAAAGAGGCTTTGGGTCTCATTCCCCTGAGTACACACTCCTCTGGTCTCACCTAGTTCCCATCCTTCCCTTCATCACAGCTCTGGTCATTCTTTGATcttgtctgtttttctgtctgtCCCACTAGACTCTGAGCTTCTCAACAGCAGGGATCGTTTCTGACTCATCTGTTGTATCTGCAGGTCCCAGCACAATGCCTACCCTGAGCAGGATCCCAGGGAGTCCCTGTATGCACAGTCCTGCTAGGGAAGGACTTGGCCCCAAACACAAGTTCTCCAATGAGCCAGGACCTAGGGGCTTCTCTAGACTCAGTCTCTGCCTCACCCCTGTGCTCTACTTGTGCCAAACTTCTTGCAGTGCTACTCTTTCTCAAGTCTCCTTGACTTTTCTCATGTGATTACCTCTTCTAGTAGCTCAATCCTCCCTAAAATTGTCACCTTCCTTTACAAGACCAATTCATGCTCATCATTCAAAACTCAGCACAGTAGAAACCTTCTTTGTGCTTCTCTGAAGCATTTCCTAAGGCACCAGCTTGGGTAGGGGGCCTCCTCTGTGCTCTCACAGACCCCAATCAGACTAGGTAGTCATTCTCCTTTGCTTGACTCTTACCGTTACTGgactctgagttctgtgagattAGAGGCCATGCCTGGCTCACTCTATCCCCAGCCCAAGGCCCAGCACAGAGTTGGCATTCAGTGATTTCCTGTTGAGTCGCTGATGAAATCCAGCTATTATCCTCCAGCCAACCTAGATCTCTCTAACCCTGATGTTACTAAGGTAAACTCACCACCCATTTCTAAGTCCAGCACTCCCCACCTCCCCCGTCTCTTCCAATATCTAGCAGTGGGGAAGTGGGCCATGGCAAGCATTGTTCCAAGAGATAAGCTTACATGACTTCCTAGGCTTTCAGATCAATTGCTTCTATGTGAAATCCTGTAATTTACAGCACTTCTCTGGGTCTATTTTctaatctgcaaaatggagatgatagTACTTAATTTATAGgggtgttgtaaggattaaatgagataacaaatgCAAAATGGTTATCCTTCCCCCTAGGCTGAAGACCAGCCCACACACTCACCCTGCGCTTGATGGTCTTGTTGTTCTCATGGTATTTCCCTTGATAACGAGGGATGACTTGTACTTTGTTGTTGCCAAAGCCACAGATGTCAGGGCCTAGAAATTAAATCCCAATACATGATTTTACATCACTTTTAGGCAGTTTGCCTGTTTTGTGGCTAAGACAGACATAGCAGGAAAGAGATAGCACACACAAATTTAGGATTATTTGAGGAGAATTTAATAAAGAGActattttaattctttgttttgtttcgggttttttctgtttttgttctttgttttttttttttttggccacaccatgcggcatgtgagatcttagttccccgatgagggatcgaacctgctTAAAGGGACTATTGTAAATGGTGGGGGCAGGACATTGAGAAAATATAAGGAATAATGCTATGCTCCAGGCTATTCCCATCCCTAAGCTTGAAGGGGCTAGGAGAAGGGGCAGTTACCAAAGCCCCCAAAAAAAAGGAGTTCAGTAGAGAGGGCAGCCAGGAGATAAGCTGTGACTTTCAGTCAAGGGACAgaactctcctccctccctgtgaTCTTCTGCCAGGGTTCCATTGACCAAACGCAACTGGAAGCCcctcctgtgccaggcacttaatACCacgtcatttaattctcacaaggaGGTATTACTATCTCCACTTTTAGTTGGGAAAATTGTGGCCCAGAAAAGTCAAGCAACTTGCACAAGGTCAAACAGCTAATAAGTAGCATTGCTGGGCTTTAAACCCAAGTCTAACTAGAAACAGAGCCTGGGGCTCTTCCTGTTTTGTGAAAACTTtagaggaaactgttgatttgtGAGTCCAGAGAGCTTAACCTGGCAAAGGCCCAAgaatagggttttttttaatataaatttatttatttatttatttttggctgcgctgggtcttcattgttgcgtgcgggctttctctagttgcagcgaggggaggctactcttcatggcagtgcgcaggcttctcactgcggtggtttctcttgttgtggagcgcgggttctaggctcgtgggcttcagtagttgtggcacatgggctcagtagttgtggctcgctggctgtagagcgcaggctcagtagttgtggcacacgggcttagttgttctgaggcatgtgggatcttcccagataggggatcaaacctgtgtcccctgcattggcaggtggattcttaaccactgtgccaccagggaggtcccaccaAGAATAGGTTTTAACCTAGTTTTTCTACCTAATTTCCCATGCTATTGCTCTCTGACTATCCTAAACATGTGCCTGCGTGCaccacactcacaaacacacacacacacacacacacactcagtgtGCTCTAGCCACACTGGTCTCGTTTCTCTACTTGCATTTGAATTTCATGTCTCTGAGCTTTTGTACACACAGTTTCCTATGCCCAAATTACATTTCCTCTATCTCCTTTTCTGCTTATTAAAATCTAACTCATTCTTCAAAGAATAATTAATACCTTTTCCAAAAAGCCCCCAGGTGGACTGAGTCATGCCATCTTTTGTGATTTCATAACTCCTCATCAATACCTTTGTAAAAGTATGTCTTcattctgccttttaaaaaatgatgcatgTGCCTGTGTTCACACCAAGCAGAAGGCAAAAGGGTAAAGTAGAAAAAGCGCAGGCTTTACAGCCAGGCAGTCTGGGTTCAAAATCTGACTTCCCACTTACTCATCTTGTGCAAATTTCttgcctttgttttctcatctgtaaaatggagatgttaACAGCCCAAACTTGTTGGGTTTTTTGAGCATCAGGTAAATAATAttcatttgaaaaggaaaaaaatcacattaaaaaaacctATTTCCAATTTCCCTACTACAACCACCATGTACATTACAGATATAAGCGCCTTGTGAGAAGGGTAGATTCTGAAAAAAATAGTGATGGGCAGACACATGTTTTAGACCCCCATAGTGCTTTATTGGTCTACCTAAGAAAGggattgaaaaataagaaagagattgaaagataagaaagagaGTTGAGGGAGAAGGGATTCAGACAGAAAAAGGACGAAGCAGCTGAAGAGGAGGATTTTGGCGAGGGCAAGAGAGAGATCTGGAGCtccctgggaaaagaaaaaacatctaGAGAGCATTTTAAGGAAATGTTGATTTATGATGTGTAGTTTAACCCTTTCCTCTGAATTTGTGCAAAAACCTTCAGTAAAATCCACATTCTTCACCAATGATTTGGGAGTTGGATTAGTTGCTGttgtttcttggttttttaaatatCAACTACATTGAAACTGAGCTAAGTAAGAGCTGGACTGCCCCCAAGGAGGCCCAGTATACTGAGGTTACAGATGCAACACTGGATGCACTACAGATGTTGGATAAAGGTGATTTCCCTAACCTTCTGTGCCTTTctctccctgagggcaggaacctCCTTCAGAGCACAAAGCCTTATTGTAATAGGTACATTTGAGAGTATCTACACAGTTTCtgatccctttctctttttcttagaaATGGAAAGTGTCTCTCTGTACTGTAGCCTTGTTAATACCATGTGACTCTTCACCTCTATATTAACATTTAGGTTTAGAGTTGCTTTTCTCAGGTCTTCTAAGAGTCTTACCACAGAGGGAGGTGGAGCTATCACATTAGAAATTTCCTgttccaaagaatatgaaaaagaatgtgtatgctcgtatgtgtgtgtgtatataaaaactgtacatatataactgaatcattttgctgtacaacagaaattaacacatggtaaatcaactatactccaatacaataaattttttaaaatataaatttccatCTGAGCCTTTTCTACAACTGCAGTGGCTCTCATTAAGACCTCACAGGGCTGACAGCGACTACTGTCAGAGAGCTTACCAAACATGATGTAATACTCGGATTCTGAATGCATATCCTCCTGGTTCAGGGTGTCAGGAAAGAGTTTCACGAACCCGCCACCGCAGTGGACGCCTTGCTTGTGTTTTATTGAAAACTGAACCACCAAGGTCTCGTTCTCATTGCTGAATGGTTTGAACCTGGTGGAGAGGGCATAGAACTTGGCATCTTCACTGGTCTGGAGACCTGAGAGCAGAGAGCACAGAATCTTTAGATTTAAATACCCTAAGAGCAGCCAGAGAAACCTAGCACTTGGTCTCACCAATCTCTGCTACCTTCTTACTCACCTACTGCATGCCAGGTGATGTCCTGGATGCTTTACACACATTATCTTATTCAAGCCTCAGAGCAACCCTGCAAAATTGGTACTATTTTCACTTTTACAAATTAGGAGTCTGAGTCACAGGGAGGTGAAGTGACCTGCCTAGGGCCACAAGGCTAGTAAGGAACtaaactgggatttttttttttttaatgcacccactttattttttttttttaatatttatttatttatttatttatttggctgtaccgGGTCTTTGTCATGGCACGGGGGATCTTCGTTTCCTCGTGTGAGATCTTCGCTGCAGCAcaagggatctttagttgtggcatgtgggatttttagttgcggcaggcgaactcttagttgcagcgtgcgggatctagttccctgactaagtATCGAAtcagggcccctgcattgggaccgcggaatcttagccactggaccaccagggaagtcccctaaactgGGATTTTTATGACATGTTTGACTGATTCTTTCTTTCCCTAATACCATACTGTCTCTGATTTTCAAGAGATACTTAAATACTATTCTGAAGCTTTACAAAACAAGCTCTGTTTCTATTAAGACCCCATGGGTGACCAGAATCAGGCTCTGCCGTGCACAACTGCTGTGGTAGGAAGAGGCCCAGCACAGACTCTTAGAATAAGTAATAATTGTTgctaacatttgttgaacacTTCCTCTTTACCAGGCAATATGTTTCATTCATGTGTATTACTACTcttaatcctcataaaaacccTATGAGGTGGGCCCTACTAATATCTCCACTTTATCATGAAATCATTGAGGCTATTTCACTTGTCCAGAATCACACAACCAGTCTATCTAATTCCAGAGCCCCCAACCCAAGACTTTATCTCCTCCTCCAGAGAATATCGGAGCTGTAAGGGGTCTTAGAGCCTTTCTAGTCTAACTAcattattttatagatgacaaaacCAAGCCCCAGAGAGGGAAAGTTACTTATCTAAGATCATATAGTCACAAGTGACAGACACATAAGCCAAGTGTCCAGACTTCCAGGTTAGTggtcttttcattattttaagctGCTGCCCAGCTTTCTGGTTATGGCTCTGTCACTTTAATTCTCTGAGTCTTAGCTTCCTCATCAGCAAAATGTGGGTAATTAATCATACCCCAGAGGGTTCCCGTGAAAAAGTTAAATGGGTAAGAGATGTGAGAAGCACTTTGTAAACTGTCAATATAAAATGCAAGGGACGATCATTATTCATGCTTGGTGAGGGTCCTTCCTTCATGATCCCACAGCTCTTTGTAC encodes:
- the LOC137760568 gene encoding LOW QUALITY PROTEIN: calreticulin-like (The sequence of the model RefSeq protein was modified relative to this genomic sequence to represent the inferred CDS: substituted 1 base at 1 genomic stop codon), producing MKGLAQQPLLLATCVLGARAQRRLYLREEFQDGDGWKKRWVESKHRLDYGKFQLTAGKFYRDKEXGKGLQTSEDAKFYALSTRFKPFSNENETLVVQFSIKHKQGVHCGGGFVKLFPDTLNQEDMHSESEYYIMFGPDICGFGNNKVQVIPRYQGKYHENNKTIKRRINKDTHLYTLIIHPNATYEVKIDNQQVAAGDLEDNWDFLPPRKIKDPYARKPRKWDKRLQIGDPEDKKPEDLEDFEYIPDLEAKKPDDWNEAMNGEWEEPLISNLKYKGQWKPRIIHNPSYQGEWIYPEIDNPEYKPNPTICHYYNISVLGLDLWQVKSGCIFDNFLLTNDEEFAEEAGNKTWGIRKDIEKQWRELYEEMEKRKQEKEAKKKKEKEEEREDDIWGIEEEGSEEDSAEEPGNYRQLKEDDDERAFLGKNVEVRVGQKDEL